In Rhodobacteraceae bacterium LMO-JJ12, a single window of DNA contains:
- a CDS encoding insulinase family protein, translated as MMRLALTLVAALTFALPARAGVDIKEITSPGGIEAWLVEEHQIPFIALELRFKGGASLDAPGKRGAINLMTALLEEGAGDMDAREFARAAESLAASFRYRASDDTVSISAKFLTENRDQAITLLRETLINPRFDEDAIERVRAQILSGLRSDLKDPNAIAGRAFDAAVFGDHPYASSKDGTIESVTALGRADILAAHAATMARDRLYVSAVGDITAEELGALLDSLLADLPASGPAMPGRANPQFTGDLTVIDFDTPQSVAIFGQRGLPLDHPDFFAAYLIDVILGGGGFESRLMTEVREKRGLTYGVYSYLVDKEFTDIWMGSVASANDRVAETIEVIKAEWQRMHDTGVTAEELQDAKTYLTGSYPLRFDGNGPIANIMANMQVAHMPLDYIATRNDKVEAVTLEQVNRVARELLDPEHLSFVVVGRPEGLSN; from the coding sequence ATGATGCGTCTGGCTCTTACCCTCGTTGCCGCCCTGACATTCGCCCTTCCGGCCCGCGCGGGTGTGGATATCAAGGAGATTACCTCGCCCGGCGGGATTGAGGCCTGGTTGGTCGAGGAGCATCAAATCCCCTTCATCGCGCTTGAGCTGCGCTTCAAGGGCGGTGCCTCGCTCGATGCGCCCGGCAAACGCGGCGCGATCAACCTGATGACCGCCCTGCTCGAAGAGGGCGCGGGCGACATGGACGCGCGCGAATTCGCCCGCGCGGCGGAAAGCCTCGCCGCCTCGTTCCGCTACCGCGCCAGCGACGATACAGTCTCTATCTCGGCCAAATTCCTCACCGAGAACCGCGATCAGGCTATCACCCTTCTGCGCGAAACGCTGATCAATCCGCGCTTTGACGAGGATGCGATCGAGCGGGTACGCGCCCAGATACTCTCGGGTTTGCGCTCGGACCTGAAAGACCCCAACGCCATCGCCGGACGCGCCTTTGACGCGGCGGTGTTCGGTGATCACCCCTATGCCAGCTCGAAAGACGGCACCATCGAGAGCGTCACCGCGCTCGGCCGTGCCGATATCCTTGCCGCCCACGCAGCCACCATGGCGCGCGATCGTCTCTATGTCAGCGCTGTCGGCGACATCACCGCCGAAGAACTCGGCGCGCTGCTTGACAGCTTGCTTGCCGATCTGCCTGCCAGCGGTCCAGCCATGCCCGGCAGGGCCAATCCGCAATTCACCGGCGATCTCACCGTGATTGATTTTGACACGCCGCAATCCGTCGCAATCTTCGGCCAGCGCGGCTTGCCGCTCGACCATCCCGATTTCTTCGCCGCCTATCTTATCGATGTTATCCTTGGCGGCGGCGGTTTCGAATCCCGCCTGATGACCGAAGTGCGTGAGAAACGCGGCCTGACCTATGGCGTCTATTCCTATCTCGTAGACAAGGAATTCACCGATATCTGGATGGGCTCGGTCGCCTCGGCGAATGATCGCGTTGCCGAAACCATCGAGGTGATCAAGGCTGAATGGCAGCGTATGCACGACACCGGCGTGACCGCAGAAGAATTGCAAGACGCCAAGACCTATCTCACCGGCTCTTACCCCCTGCGGTTTGATGGCAACGGCCCGATTGCCAACATCATGGCCAACATGCAGGTCGCGCATATGCCGCTTGATTACATCGCCACGCGCAACGACAAGGTCGAGGCGGTGACGCTGGAACAGGTCAACCGCGTCGCGCGCGAATTGCTCGATCCCGAGCATCTCAGCTTCGTGGTGGTCGGTCGCCCGGAAGGTCTGTCAAACTAA
- a CDS encoding aldehyde dehydrogenase family protein: MSVKEIFESMEYGPAPEGAAEAFAWLVDQGSRFGHFIDGGFSEPDEGFLSKNPANGETLATLTQATQADVDAAVAAARKAQGKWARLGGHGRAKHLYALARALQKHSRLFAVLETLDNGKPIRESRDIDVPLVHRHFYYHAGMAQLMESELPDAEPLGVCGQIIPWNFPLLMLAWKVAPALAMGNSVVLKPAEYTSLTALLFADICRQVGLPKGVVNIVTGDGAVGEMIVNHEGIDKIAFTGSTDVGRRIREATAGSGKALTLELGGKSPYIVFDDADIDSAIEGLVDAIWFNQGQVCCAGSRLLVQEGIAEGFYDKLRKRMAGLRIGSPLDKSIDVGAIVDPVQLQAITEMVESCDDGERYATPMDPPVEGCFYPPTLITGLSPAHRLMQEEIFGPVLVAATFRTPDEAVAMANNTRYGLAASLWSENLNLALDVAPKLAAGVVWVNSTNLFDAAAGFGGVRESGFGREGGWEGLGAYTRPKGRSKVLAKIEPNPAKNGDFEGIDRTAKLYIGGKQARPDGGYSSNVWGKNGKLLGQVPIANRKDIRNAVEAARGAGAWGKTTGHLRAQILYYIAENLDARAKEFAARIDAMRGGRQGAKEVEASVRRLFTYAAWADKFDGQVHGVPIRGVALAMREPVGVIGAFCADEAPLLGLISVMGPAMAMGNRAVLVASAPYPLAATDLYQVLDTSDVPGGVVNILTGSHEDLAPTLAGHMDVDAVWSFSSSDLSGVIERESAGNLKRTWVNNGRARDWSGDDGEGRAFLNAATEVKNIWVPYGE, encoded by the coding sequence ATGAGCGTGAAAGAGATTTTCGAGAGCATGGAGTATGGCCCGGCCCCGGAAGGCGCGGCAGAGGCGTTTGCCTGGCTGGTTGATCAGGGGAGCCGGTTTGGTCATTTCATCGACGGTGGGTTTAGCGAACCGGACGAAGGGTTTCTCTCGAAGAACCCGGCCAACGGCGAGACCCTAGCGACCCTCACCCAAGCCACCCAAGCCGATGTGGATGCCGCCGTTGCCGCAGCGCGCAAGGCGCAGGGGAAATGGGCGCGTCTGGGTGGGCATGGTCGGGCCAAACATCTCTATGCGCTGGCGCGTGCTTTGCAGAAACATTCGCGGCTTTTCGCCGTGTTAGAGACGCTTGATAACGGCAAACCGATCCGCGAAAGCCGCGATATCGATGTGCCATTGGTGCATCGGCATTTCTATTATCATGCCGGGATGGCGCAGCTGATGGAAAGCGAACTGCCCGACGCCGAGCCGCTGGGCGTGTGCGGGCAGATCATCCCGTGGAACTTCCCGCTCTTGATGCTGGCCTGGAAGGTCGCACCGGCGCTGGCGATGGGCAATTCCGTGGTGTTGAAGCCTGCGGAATATACCTCGCTCACCGCGCTGTTGTTTGCCGATATCTGCCGTCAGGTGGGTCTACCCAAAGGGGTGGTCAATATCGTGACCGGCGATGGCGCGGTGGGCGAGATGATCGTGAACCACGAAGGTATCGACAAGATCGCCTTTACCGGAAGCACCGATGTCGGGCGGCGCATACGAGAGGCCACAGCGGGTAGCGGTAAGGCGCTGACCTTGGAGTTGGGCGGGAAGAGCCCGTATATCGTGTTTGACGATGCCGATATCGACAGCGCGATCGAGGGGCTGGTCGATGCGATCTGGTTCAATCAGGGGCAAGTTTGCTGTGCCGGGTCACGATTGCTGGTGCAGGAGGGCATTGCCGAAGGGTTTTACGACAAGCTGCGTAAGCGGATGGCTGGCTTGCGCATTGGCAGCCCGCTGGACAAGTCGATTGATGTGGGGGCGATTGTTGATCCGGTTCAGTTGCAGGCGATCACCGAAATGGTCGAGAGCTGTGACGATGGTGAGCGCTATGCCACCCCTATGGACCCGCCGGTAGAGGGCTGCTTTTATCCTCCGACGCTGATCACCGGGCTGTCACCTGCGCACCGGCTGATGCAGGAGGAGATCTTCGGGCCCGTGTTGGTGGCCGCAACGTTCCGCACGCCGGACGAGGCCGTGGCGATGGCGAATAACACCCGCTATGGCTTGGCGGCGAGCCTTTGGAGCGAAAACTTGAACCTTGCGCTCGATGTCGCGCCAAAGCTGGCCGCCGGGGTGGTTTGGGTCAATTCAACCAACCTGTTTGATGCAGCCGCAGGCTTTGGCGGGGTAAGAGAGAGCGGGTTCGGGCGCGAAGGCGGTTGGGAAGGCCTTGGCGCCTATACACGACCCAAGGGGCGCAGCAAGGTTCTGGCCAAAATCGAGCCTAATCCAGCCAAAAACGGTGATTTTGAGGGGATTGACCGGACCGCGAAACTCTATATCGGCGGCAAGCAGGCGCGCCCCGATGGGGGATATTCCAGCAATGTCTGGGGCAAGAATGGCAAGCTGTTAGGCCAAGTGCCGATTGCCAACCGCAAGGATATTCGCAATGCGGTTGAAGCCGCGCGAGGGGCCGGTGCCTGGGGTAAGACCACGGGACATTTGCGGGCGCAAATTCTCTATTACATCGCCGAAAACCTTGATGCACGGGCCAAGGAATTTGCGGCGCGGATTGATGCGATGCGCGGCGGGCGGCAGGGTGCAAAAGAGGTCGAGGCAAGCGTGCGGCGGCTGTTTACCTATGCCGCCTGGGCCGACAAGTTTGACGGTCAGGTGCATGGTGTGCCGATCCGCGGAGTGGCCTTGGCAATGCGCGAACCCGTGGGGGTGATCGGGGCGTTTTGCGCCGATGAGGCACCGCTGCTCGGGCTGATCTCGGTCATGGGGCCTGCGATGGCGATGGGCAACCGCGCGGTTTTGGTGGCATCGGCGCCTTATCCTCTGGCAGCAACAGATCTTTACCAGGTGCTCGACACGTCGGATGTGCCGGGTGGAGTGGTCAATATCCTGACCGGGAGCCACGAGGATCTTGCGCCGACATTGGCGGGGCATATGGATGTTGATGCGGTCTGGTCGTTTTCGTCGAGCGATCTCTCCGGCGTGATCGAACGCGAAAGCGCGGGGAACCTGAAGCGCACATGGGTGAACAATGGCCGGGCGCGCGACTGGTCCGGGGACGACGGCGAGGGGCGCGCGTTTCTCAACGCGGCGACCGAGGTCAAGAATATCTGGGTGCCGTATGGCGAGTAA
- the deoC gene encoding deoxyribose-phosphate aldolase: MTSEVKDREVLLPQTVQLRNEGMALDLDWVQRVQANTSAIERRAATLPGRRSVKKDYQAAWLCKAVNCIDLTTLAGDDTVGRVMRLCAKARQPVRADLLEALGMEGLTVGAVCVYHDMIAPAVEALTGSGIPVAAVSTGFPAGLSPFHLRVAEIEESVKAGAREIDIVISRRHVLTGDWQALYDEMRAFRAACGEAHVKAILATGELGTLRNVARASVVCMMAGADFIKTSTGKEPVNATLPVSLVMIRAIRDYYSRTGVRVGYKPAGGISKAKDALVYLALIKEELGDEWLSPDLFRFGASSLLGDIERQLEHHVTGRYSASYRHGMG, translated from the coding sequence ATGACAAGCGAGGTTAAAGACCGCGAGGTGTTGTTGCCGCAGACTGTGCAACTGCGCAACGAGGGGATGGCGCTCGATCTCGATTGGGTGCAGCGGGTGCAGGCCAACACCTCCGCCATCGAGCGCCGCGCTGCGACATTGCCGGGGCGGCGCAGTGTGAAGAAGGATTATCAGGCGGCGTGGCTGTGCAAGGCGGTAAACTGCATCGACCTTACCACACTGGCCGGGGATGACACCGTGGGGCGGGTAATGCGGCTCTGTGCCAAGGCACGCCAGCCGGTGCGCGCCGATCTGTTGGAAGCGTTGGGGATGGAGGGGCTGACCGTTGGGGCCGTCTGCGTCTATCACGACATGATCGCGCCTGCGGTTGAGGCTCTAACGGGGTCGGGCATTCCCGTGGCGGCGGTTTCGACCGGGTTTCCTGCGGGGTTGTCACCGTTTCATTTGCGCGTGGCGGAGATTGAAGAAAGCGTAAAGGCCGGGGCGCGCGAGATAGATATCGTGATTTCGCGTCGGCACGTTCTGACCGGGGATTGGCAGGCCCTTTACGACGAGATGCGTGCCTTTCGCGCCGCCTGTGGTGAGGCGCATGTGAAGGCGATTTTGGCGACCGGAGAGTTGGGCACGCTGCGCAATGTGGCGCGTGCCAGTGTGGTTTGCATGATGGCGGGGGCGGATTTCATCAAGACCTCGACCGGCAAGGAACCTGTCAATGCAACGCTGCCCGTCTCATTGGTCATGATCCGCGCGATTAGAGACTATTACAGCCGAACTGGCGTGCGAGTGGGGTATAAACCGGCGGGTGGAATCTCCAAGGCCAAGGATGCTTTGGTCTACCTGGCGCTGATCAAGGAAGAGTTGGGTGATGAGTGGCTTTCGCCCGATCTGTTCCGTTTTGGCGCATCGAGCCTCTTGGGTGATATCGAGCGGCAATTGGAGCATCATGTGACGGGCCGGTATTCGGCCTCGTACAGGCATGGGATGGGGTGA
- a CDS encoding 2-dehydro-3-deoxygalactonokinase, whose product MTETVPAKALGEGPLEQDSPRDQLGIKARLAVAGVAVAQPNWDGVICLPGDPSHWVHLSAGEVVSFQSFLTLRLAAALVTDRQTPAATPDMSAVQDSMARPERIASQLRSAELGRNRDAILGHLMGAELAAARAYWLGQQVIVLGEDDTALAYATVLEAQGVPVTRGTRAVCEDAARSALGSKRR is encoded by the coding sequence ATGACAGAGACTGTACCTGCAAAAGCGCTGGGTGAAGGGCCGCTTGAACAAGACAGCCCACGCGATCAGCTGGGCATAAAGGCGCGGCTGGCTGTTGCGGGGGTTGCCGTGGCACAGCCCAACTGGGACGGGGTGATCTGTCTGCCCGGCGATCCGAGCCATTGGGTGCATCTGAGCGCGGGCGAGGTGGTAAGCTTTCAATCGTTCCTGACGCTGCGCTTGGCGGCGGCTCTTGTCACCGATCGCCAGACACCGGCCGCGACCCCCGACATGAGCGCCGTGCAAGACAGCATGGCGCGCCCCGAGCGCATCGCGTCACAACTCAGAAGCGCCGAGTTGGGCCGGAATAGAGACGCTATTCTGGGGCATTTGATGGGTGCCGAGCTGGCCGCGGCGCGGGCTTATTGGCTGGGTCAGCAAGTGATTGTTCTGGGCGAAGACGACACCGCCCTGGCATATGCGACTGTGTTGGAAGCGCAGGGCGTCCCGGTGACACGTGGCACGCGCGCGGTTTGTGAGGATGCAGCGCGCTCGGCGCTGGGCTCCAAGAGGCGTTAG
- a CDS encoding DMT family transporter, whose protein sequence is MNPLRGIALKLGSVTMFVVMASLIKATADHIPPGEAVFFRSFFALPVILGWLWMRGDMRTGLKVASKMGHFWRGFVGTAAMGMMFTGLGLLPLPEVTAIGFAAPILTVIFAAMFLNESVGVVRLSAVALGLCGVLIVLSPRLSAFSGETVQTAQAMGAVIVLMGAVCAALAQIYIRKLVATEQTSAIVFYFSITSSILALATLPFGWVVPTLWEAALLVLSGIIGGFGQIFLTSAYRNADASVVAPFDYASMLLALLIGYFVFAEVPTMIMLSGAGLVILAGVIIILRESWLGLERGRARKNITPQG, encoded by the coding sequence ATGAACCCGCTTAGAGGTATTGCTCTCAAATTGGGGTCGGTGACGATGTTTGTCGTCATGGCGTCGCTGATCAAGGCGACGGCCGATCATATTCCGCCGGGTGAGGCGGTTTTCTTTCGCTCGTTCTTTGCGCTGCCGGTGATTTTGGGGTGGCTCTGGATGCGGGGCGATATGCGCACGGGTCTCAAGGTGGCATCAAAGATGGGGCATTTCTGGCGAGGATTTGTCGGCACGGCGGCAATGGGCATGATGTTTACCGGTCTCGGGTTGTTGCCTCTGCCCGAGGTAACGGCAATCGGATTTGCCGCGCCGATCCTTACGGTGATCTTTGCCGCGATGTTTCTCAATGAGAGCGTCGGAGTGGTGCGGTTGAGCGCGGTTGCGCTGGGGCTTTGTGGGGTTCTGATCGTCTTGTCGCCACGGTTGAGCGCGTTTTCGGGCGAAACGGTGCAGACGGCACAGGCGATGGGGGCGGTGATCGTTCTGATGGGGGCGGTCTGTGCGGCGCTGGCGCAGATCTACATCCGCAAACTGGTGGCGACCGAGCAGACTTCGGCCATCGTGTTCTATTTTTCAATTACGTCCAGCATTCTGGCGCTGGCTACGCTGCCGTTTGGTTGGGTTGTGCCAACCCTCTGGGAAGCGGCTCTTTTGGTGTTGAGCGGGATTATCGGGGGGTTTGGACAGATTTTCCTCACGTCGGCCTATCGCAACGCCGATGCCAGCGTGGTGGCGCCGTTTGATTATGCCTCAATGCTTCTCGCGCTGTTGATCGGGTATTTCGTGTTTGCAGAGGTACCGACCATGATCATGTTGAGTGGTGCCGGATTGGTTATTCTGGCAGGGGTCATCATCATCCTGCGCGAAAGCTGGCTTGGGCTGGAACGGGGTCGCGCACGCAAGAACATCACACCGCAAGGCTAG
- a CDS encoding malonyl-CoA synthase produces MYRDNHLAHRLAQHLPVLRAKPFATRPGLPDVGYGALFEGAERFAARLLDAGLRPGDRVAVQVEKSIEAVQLYIGTVLAGGIFLPLNTAYTGAEVSYFLTDATPAVVVCDPSREAEIAPLIGTATLFTLDADGQGCLTAGLTDASGFVAVARGPDDLAAILYTSGTTGRSKGAMLSHANLASNSETLRDYWRFTSDDVLIHALPIFHTHGLFVATNVALLAGASTVFLPGFNAPAILDAMPKSTALMGVPTFYTRLLDDPRLNRETVSNMRLFVSGSAPLLVDTHEKWEARTGHRILERYGMTETNMSTSNPYDGERRAGTVGFPLPGVELRIMDNGKEVAQGEIGTLEVRGSNVFKGYWQMPEKTAEELRPDGWFITGDLGQKDADGYVTIVGRDKDLIITGGFNVYPKEIESLIDDIPGVLESAVIGVPHPDFGEAVVAVVVKENGALTENDITAVTGSNLAKFKRPKQLFFVSELPRNTMGKVQKKALREEYSALFG; encoded by the coding sequence ATGTATCGTGACAACCATCTCGCCCACCGCCTTGCCCAGCATCTCCCCGTCCTGCGTGCAAAACCCTTCGCGACGCGCCCGGGGTTGCCCGATGTCGGATATGGCGCACTTTTTGAAGGGGCTGAACGGTTCGCGGCGCGGCTTCTCGACGCCGGGCTCAGGCCGGGTGATCGCGTCGCGGTTCAGGTGGAAAAGTCGATCGAAGCGGTGCAACTCTATATTGGCACGGTGCTGGCGGGCGGAATATTTCTGCCGCTCAATACCGCCTATACCGGCGCCGAGGTGTCTTATTTCCTCACCGATGCCACGCCCGCCGTGGTGGTCTGCGATCCCTCTCGCGAGGCGGAAATCGCGCCACTGATCGGCACCGCCACACTGTTCACGCTAGATGCCGACGGGCAGGGCTGCCTTACCGCCGGTCTGACAGATGCCTCCGGCTTTGTTGCCGTCGCGCGCGGCCCCGATGATCTGGCCGCGATCCTTTATACTTCGGGCACCACGGGCCGCTCCAAGGGTGCGATGCTCAGCCATGCCAATCTTGCCTCCAACTCTGAAACCCTGCGGGACTACTGGCGTTTTACTTCTGACGATGTGCTGATCCACGCGCTGCCGATCTTTCATACGCATGGGCTTTTCGTTGCCACCAATGTTGCGCTTCTGGCGGGTGCGTCTACGGTCTTCCTGCCCGGCTTTAATGCCCCTGCCATTCTTGATGCGATGCCCAAATCAACCGCATTGATGGGCGTGCCCACCTTCTATACCCGCCTGCTGGATGACCCGCGCCTTAATCGCGAAACAGTCTCTAACATGCGGCTTTTCGTGTCTGGCTCTGCCCCATTACTGGTCGACACCCATGAGAAGTGGGAGGCGCGCACCGGTCACCGCATCCTTGAGCGTTACGGCATGACCGAAACCAACATGAGCACTTCCAACCCCTACGATGGCGAACGCCGCGCCGGAACTGTGGGGTTCCCTCTGCCTGGTGTCGAGCTGCGGATCATGGACAACGGCAAAGAGGTTGCGCAGGGCGAAATCGGCACACTCGAAGTGCGCGGTTCAAATGTGTTCAAAGGCTATTGGCAGATGCCCGAAAAGACCGCCGAAGAACTGCGCCCCGATGGCTGGTTCATCACCGGCGATCTGGGCCAGAAAGACGCCGATGGCTATGTTACCATTGTCGGGCGCGATAAGGATCTGATCATCACCGGCGGTTTCAATGTCTACCCGAAAGAGATCGAAAGCCTGATCGACGATATTCCCGGCGTGCTGGAATCCGCCGTGATCGGCGTGCCGCATCCCGACTTCGGCGAGGCTGTTGTCGCCGTGGTGGTCAAAGAGAATGGGGCGCTGACGGAAAACGACATCACCGCCGTCACAGGCAGCAATCTGGCCAAATTCAAACGACCTAAACAGCTGTTCTTCGTGTCCGAACTGCCGCGTAACACCATGGGCAAGGTGCAAAAAAAGGCCCTGCGCGAGGAATATTCGGCGCTTTTCGGCTAA
- a CDS encoding porin family protein, which translates to MNILKISALALATTAAAGAASAGDWTGGYGGIELGYGDVTANPGASGDGELYGLTAGYDYDFGSWVVGAGIDYDWADITVGGTDIDNIARLKLRAGYDTGPGLVYGLVGGARAYTAAGDDSGWLVGVGYEHMITNNVSLGGELNYHQFDNFAGTGSDIEATTLQLRTTFRF; encoded by the coding sequence ATGAACATTCTGAAAATCAGCGCGTTGGCCCTCGCAACAACCGCCGCCGCAGGCGCGGCCTCGGCCGGAGACTGGACCGGCGGCTATGGCGGTATCGAGCTTGGCTATGGTGATGTAACGGCTAACCCCGGTGCCAGCGGAGACGGCGAACTTTATGGTCTCACTGCCGGTTACGACTATGATTTCGGCAGCTGGGTCGTCGGCGCCGGGATCGACTATGATTGGGCAGACATCACCGTTGGCGGCACCGATATCGATAACATTGCGCGGCTCAAGCTGCGCGCCGGTTATGATACTGGTCCGGGCCTCGTCTATGGCCTCGTTGGTGGCGCGCGTGCCTATACCGCCGCAGGCGATGACAGCGGTTGGCTGGTCGGTGTTGGTTATGAGCACATGATCACCAACAACGTGTCACTGGGTGGTGAACTCAACTATCACCAGTTTGACAACTTCGCAGGAACCGGCAGCGACATCGAAGCGACAACGCTTCAACTGCGCACGACTTTCCGGTTCTGA
- a CDS encoding response regulator — translation MNDFEPHLLIVDDDERIRLLLQTYLKRNGFLVTGGRDAAHARRLLEGLDFDLIVLDVMMPGEDGISLTRSLRETMTTPILLLTARSETNDRISGLEAGADDYLAKPFEPKELLLRINAILRRMPEVQAADVRPKSLRLGPHRYDIERGELWRGDELVRLTATENDLMRIFAAMPGEPVSRATLVEELGRDAEQAQERAVDVQITRLRRKIEDDPKQPRYLQTVRGAGYMLAPD, via the coding sequence ATGAACGATTTTGAACCACACCTGTTGATCGTCGACGATGATGAGCGGATCCGCCTGCTGCTTCAGACATATTTGAAGCGCAACGGATTTCTTGTCACCGGGGGGCGCGACGCGGCGCATGCACGGCGGCTTCTCGAAGGGCTGGATTTTGATCTGATCGTGCTCGACGTGATGATGCCAGGCGAGGACGGGATCAGCCTGACACGGAGTTTGCGCGAGACCATGACAACGCCGATCCTGCTACTGACGGCACGGAGCGAGACCAACGACAGAATTTCCGGGCTTGAAGCCGGGGCCGATGACTATCTGGCCAAACCGTTTGAGCCAAAAGAATTATTGCTCAGGATCAACGCCATCTTGCGCCGGATGCCCGAGGTGCAGGCCGCAGACGTTCGCCCCAAATCGCTTCGGCTTGGCCCGCACCGCTATGATATCGAGCGCGGCGAACTTTGGCGCGGCGACGAGTTGGTGCGGCTGACTGCGACGGAAAATGATCTGATGCGGATTTTTGCAGCCATGCCGGGAGAGCCGGTAAGCCGCGCCACCTTGGTCGAAGAGTTGGGCCGCGATGCCGAGCAGGCGCAGGAACGCGCCGTCGATGTTCAGATCACCCGTCTCAGACGCAAGATCGAGGACGACCCGAAACAGCCGCGTTATCTGCAAACGGTGCGCGGTGCGGGCTATATGCTGGCGCCGGATTGA
- a CDS encoding MarR family transcriptional regulator, whose product MTDSTSSESLLFLTDEQLRQGIEAMFFAYRGFTADPDRILSGLAYGRAHHRALHFIARAPGTTVNNLLEILGVTKQSLNRVLRTLVEDGLVESEVGKIDRRERNLYLTEDGVALERRIAEVQRARMRTAYRNAGPEAVAGFRTVLESMMDPEMRRKYIGLKDGGT is encoded by the coding sequence ATGACCGATAGCACCAGCAGCGAAAGCCTGCTCTTTCTGACCGATGAGCAGCTTAGGCAGGGCATTGAGGCGATGTTCTTTGCCTATCGCGGATTCACTGCCGACCCCGATCGTATTCTTTCGGGGCTGGCCTATGGGCGCGCGCATCACCGGGCGCTTCACTTTATTGCCCGCGCGCCGGGGACGACTGTGAACAACCTTCTGGAAATCCTCGGGGTCACCAAGCAATCGCTGAACCGTGTATTGCGCACCTTGGTGGAAGATGGCCTTGTGGAGAGCGAGGTGGGCAAGATTGACCGACGCGAGCGCAATCTCTATCTGACCGAGGATGGCGTTGCTCTGGAGCGGCGCATTGCAGAGGTTCAACGCGCACGCATGCGCACCGCCTATCGCAATGCCGGCCCCGAGGCCGTGGCCGGGTTTCGCACGGTTCTCGAGTCGATGATGGACCCGGAGATGCGCAGGAAATACATCGGGCTGAAGGATGGTGGAACATGA
- a CDS encoding branched-chain amino acid aminotransferase codes for MAGYDDRDGKIWMDGKLVDWRSANVHVLTHALHYASSVFEGERCYDGKIFLGRQHSERLHKSAEYMEMEIPYSVDEIETAKRAVLDANGLDNAYVRAVAWRGAGEDMGVSSSRNPVRMAVAAWEWGSYYGDAKFKGAKLDVAKWKRPSPETIPVHAKAAGLYMICTMSKHAAEAKGCSDAMFLDYRGYVAEATGANIFFVKDGEVHTPLPDAILNGLTRQTVIGMLKERDIKVHERHIEPGELEGMEQCWLTGSAAEVTPVGQIGDWTFEVGALTREIAESYDKLVRE; via the coding sequence ATGGCAGGCTATGATGATCGTGATGGCAAGATCTGGATGGATGGTAAGCTGGTCGACTGGCGTTCCGCCAATGTGCATGTTCTGACACATGCCCTGCATTATGCCTCATCGGTTTTTGAGGGCGAGCGCTGCTACGATGGCAAGATTTTCCTGGGCCGCCAGCACTCTGAACGACTGCACAAGTCGGCTGAATATATGGAAATGGAAATCCCTTATTCGGTTGATGAGATCGAAACCGCCAAGCGCGCTGTGCTTGATGCCAACGGTCTCGACAATGCCTATGTTCGCGCGGTCGCGTGGCGCGGTGCGGGTGAAGACATGGGCGTCAGCTCGTCGCGCAACCCGGTGCGCATGGCCGTCGCCGCCTGGGAATGGGGCAGTTATTATGGTGATGCGAAATTCAAGGGTGCCAAGCTTGACGTGGCCAAGTGGAAACGCCCGTCGCCCGAAACGATCCCGGTTCACGCCAAGGCCGCGGGCCTCTACATGATCTGCACCATGTCGAAACATGCCGCCGAAGCCAAAGGGTGCTCGGATGCGATGTTCCTCGACTATCGCGGTTACGTGGCCGAGGCGACGGGGGCCAACATCTTCTTTGTGAAAGACGGTGAGGTTCACACGCCGCTGCCCGACGCCATCCTCAACGGGCTTACCCGCCAGACGGTGATCGGCATGCTCAAGGAGCGCGACATCAAGGTGCATGAACGCCACATCGAACCGGGAGAACTCGAAGGCATGGAGCAATGCTGGCTCACCGGTTCGGCCGCCGAGGTTACACCGGTCGGGCAGATTGGCGATTGGACTTTTGAAGTCGGTGCGCTGACCCGCGAAATCGCCGAAAGTTACGATAAACTTGTCCGCGAATAA